The following coding sequences are from one Acidobacteriota bacterium window:
- a CDS encoding MFS transporter, with protein sequence MPIEITKPATSINYRNPTLIGLGASMALTALVIVGSRNLEHFDSALFGYLIASIVAFGAIFFRYALWLQRPATRAYFSRGLKLFFQRKKFARNTLDATKTVGINMLAQKFIFKRAKSRWLMHFLIMWGCILSAAITFPLVWGWIHFKLESETGYKAYVFGFPMQSMDVHSVLAFFTFKALNFTALMVLAGCAIAIHRRLKDRGAIAVQQFLLDFVPHLLLIAICVSGLMLTASSTYFGGYMYSFIALTHQAIVIMTLFFLPFGKLFHIVQRPASIGVELYQQRAKEMEQAKCRRCGVEFASVMWLGDLKSVVEKVGFDYTMENGEKLQDYCPRCKRVIRGLAYSVLMDRPDKVFHGSRSGTE encoded by the coding sequence ATGCCCATCGAGATCACCAAGCCAGCTACTTCGATTAATTATCGCAACCCGACCTTGATCGGGCTCGGGGCATCAATGGCTCTGACGGCACTTGTTATTGTCGGTTCGCGAAATCTTGAACATTTCGATTCGGCTTTATTCGGGTATCTGATCGCGAGTATCGTCGCGTTCGGCGCAATATTTTTCCGCTATGCACTTTGGCTCCAGCGTCCGGCGACGCGGGCATATTTTTCCAGAGGGTTGAAGCTTTTTTTCCAGCGAAAGAAATTTGCACGCAACACACTAGATGCCACAAAAACGGTTGGCATAAACATGCTCGCCCAGAAGTTTATCTTCAAACGGGCCAAATCAAGATGGCTGATGCATTTTCTGATCATGTGGGGCTGTATTTTGTCAGCGGCCATCACCTTCCCGCTGGTATGGGGCTGGATACACTTCAAACTTGAGAGCGAAACAGGCTACAAGGCCTACGTATTCGGCTTTCCAATGCAATCGATGGACGTCCACAGCGTACTGGCATTTTTCACGTTCAAGGCTCTCAATTTCACGGCTCTCATGGTGCTAGCGGGCTGTGCTATTGCGATCCATCGCCGATTAAAAGACCGCGGAGCAATTGCGGTCCAGCAATTTCTTTTGGATTTTGTTCCCCATCTTTTGTTGATCGCGATCTGTGTTTCGGGACTTATGCTAACGGCATCGAGTACATATTTCGGTGGGTATATGTACTCGTTCATTGCCCTGACCCATCAAGCGATAGTGATAATGACGCTTTTCTTCCTACCGTTTGGCAAGCTATTTCATATTGTTCAGCGTCCGGCGTCGATCGGCGTTGAGCTCTATCAACAGCGAGCGAAAGAAATGGAGCAGGCGAAATGTCGGCGGTGCGGCGTAGAATTCGCGTCTGTTATGTGGCTCGGCGATCTGAAGAGCGTCGTCGAAAAAGTCGGGTTTGACTACACAATGGAAAATGGTGAGAAGTTGCAGGATTATTGTCCGCGTTGCAAACGTGTAATCCGGGGCCTTGCATACTCCGTCCTAATGGATCGCCCCGATAAGGTCTTTCACGGCTCACGCTCCGGCACCGAATAG